In Fibrobacter sp. UWB15, the following proteins share a genomic window:
- a CDS encoding DUF2334 domain-containing protein has translation MEINKDIADIRAAEAILHKKKKYLLCYHNFNVKNCKKSAEEIRKIAAAAGSPISIAVVPSIGGVPESEADAFREEIGKFVQEGYEILLHGVRHNADLFIKRNPIGKLALAISHNGAEFAGLNKKLSQMLLNRSIALWKAHGFGRPSGFIAPVWLDNKHLKKQVLEEFNFYEDLFYIYRKVGKRVKPSFSQILSFSIIPHALLGAMQIFSRLALLIYRGTPRLVFHAGDMKAMGEENLLSLVKFASKHREKIMYQDL, from the coding sequence ATGGAAATCAACAAGGACATTGCCGACATCCGCGCCGCCGAAGCCATTCTTCACAAAAAGAAGAAGTACCTGCTGTGCTATCATAATTTTAACGTGAAAAACTGCAAGAAATCCGCCGAAGAAATTCGAAAGATTGCCGCTGCCGCCGGTTCACCCATCTCGATTGCCGTCGTTCCCTCTATCGGGGGCGTCCCTGAATCCGAAGCCGACGCCTTCCGCGAAGAAATCGGAAAATTCGTGCAGGAAGGCTACGAAATCTTGCTCCACGGTGTGCGCCACAACGCAGACCTGTTCATCAAGCGTAATCCCATCGGCAAGCTCGCGCTCGCCATTTCGCACAACGGTGCCGAATTTGCAGGCCTGAACAAGAAACTTTCGCAGATGCTCCTGAACCGAAGCATCGCCCTCTGGAAGGCCCACGGCTTTGGCCGCCCCTCCGGATTCATCGCGCCGGTCTGGCTCGACAACAAGCACCTCAAGAAGCAGGTGCTCGAGGAATTCAACTTCTACGAAGATTTGTTCTACATCTACCGCAAGGTCGGTAAACGCGTCAAGCCGTCGTTCTCGCAGATTTTGTCCTTCTCGATTATTCCGCATGCACTCCTCGGTGCCATGCAGATATTCTCGCGACTCGCCCTCCTCATTTACCGTGGAACACCGCGTCTTGTATTTCACGCCGGCGACATGAAGGCCATGGGTGAAGAAAACCTGCTTTCGCTTGTGAAGTTCGCTTCCAAGCACCGCGAAAAAATTATGTACCAGGATCTATAA
- the trmFO gene encoding methylenetetrahydrofolate--tRNA-(uracil(54)-C(5))-methyltransferase (FADH(2)-oxidizing) TrmFO has translation MNERVRVIGGGLAGCEAALQLASRGFKVDLYEMRPVKNTPAHKDGHLAQLVCSNSFKALGITSAHGLLKQELTMLGSFLLDSAREAAVPAGDSLTVNRDIFSESVERKIAESPNITLHREEVTSLEGDCPTLVAAGPLASDALADDIFKRLGSNRLHFFDAIAPVVETDSIDFDHAFYRNRWEKGETADFINCPLDKETYAEFVRKLCEAESTEPRPFEKNELFEGCLPVEEMARRGYETLRHGPMRPIGLGLGNDGHLWYAVIQLRAENKQKTLFNMVGFQTRLKWGTQKEIFTMVPALKNAKFARLGCMHRNTFIESPKFLDKTLRLRPDLECAKGIPPTWFAGQITGSEGYTEAVATGWYTAWNMAQTLLHGHADPLPDESCIGSLMNRLVEENEDFQPMNFNFGLLPHHEGLKKKNKKEILAARAEEAVRKWIADRKLV, from the coding sequence ATGAACGAACGCGTACGTGTAATTGGTGGCGGCCTTGCTGGCTGCGAAGCGGCTTTGCAACTGGCGAGCCGCGGTTTTAAGGTTGACCTATATGAAATGCGCCCGGTCAAGAATACTCCCGCCCACAAGGACGGACACCTCGCGCAATTAGTTTGTTCCAACAGCTTTAAGGCTTTGGGCATTACATCTGCCCACGGGCTCTTGAAACAGGAACTCACGATGCTCGGGAGTTTTTTGCTGGATTCCGCCCGCGAAGCGGCCGTGCCCGCAGGCGACTCGCTCACCGTGAACCGCGATATCTTCAGCGAATCGGTTGAACGTAAAATTGCTGAATCGCCAAACATTACACTCCACCGCGAAGAAGTCACAAGCCTCGAAGGCGACTGCCCTACGCTCGTTGCCGCGGGCCCCTTGGCAAGCGATGCGCTCGCCGATGACATATTCAAGCGCCTCGGCAGCAACCGCCTGCATTTCTTTGACGCCATCGCCCCGGTTGTCGAAACGGACAGCATCGACTTTGACCACGCCTTTTACCGCAACCGCTGGGAAAAGGGCGAAACGGCAGACTTTATCAACTGCCCCTTGGACAAAGAAACCTACGCAGAATTTGTTCGCAAGCTCTGCGAAGCCGAAAGCACCGAGCCGCGCCCGTTCGAAAAGAACGAACTGTTCGAAGGTTGCTTGCCAGTCGAAGAAATGGCGCGTCGTGGCTACGAAACGTTACGCCACGGGCCCATGCGCCCGATAGGGCTTGGGCTTGGAAACGACGGTCATTTGTGGTACGCAGTCATCCAGCTCCGCGCCGAAAACAAGCAGAAGACTTTGTTCAACATGGTGGGTTTCCAGACGCGCCTCAAGTGGGGCACGCAAAAAGAAATCTTCACCATGGTGCCGGCGCTCAAGAACGCGAAATTTGCACGCCTCGGCTGCATGCACCGCAACACCTTCATTGAATCGCCCAAGTTCCTGGATAAAACGCTTCGCCTGCGCCCGGACCTTGAATGCGCCAAGGGCATTCCGCCTACATGGTTTGCGGGGCAAATTACCGGCAGCGAAGGCTACACCGAAGCGGTCGCCACCGGCTGGTACACCGCCTGGAACATGGCGCAGACCCTTTTGCACGGGCATGCCGACCCGCTCCCCGACGAAAGCTGCATCGGTTCCTTGATGAACCGCCTGGTGGAAGAAAACGAAGACTTCCAGCCGATGAATTTCAACTTCGGGTTGCTCCCCCACCACGAAGGTTTAAAGAAGAAGAACAAGAAGGAAATTCTTGCCGCCCGCGCCGAAGAAGCCGTGCGGAAATGGATTGCTGATAGGAAATTGGTGTAA
- a CDS encoding manganese efflux pump, producing MGIIEIIIIAIVEAMDCFAVAIATGLSKKGIKYSRAMLQAVSFGVFQGGMTLLGYFLGSFAERWFNSVGTPVACTILCILGGRMIWGAVRGDAGEEEGEQIAAKNLTIANILLLSVATSIDAFAVGISFAFLNANMVLATSAIACASFIMGVLGYEIGRHAAKRFKTKIPEIIAGIILISIGIKMFV from the coding sequence ATGGGCATTATTGAAATCATTATTATCGCGATTGTAGAGGCGATGGATTGCTTCGCGGTCGCGATTGCCACGGGGCTTTCTAAAAAAGGAATCAAGTATAGCCGCGCCATGCTCCAGGCGGTTAGCTTCGGAGTATTCCAGGGTGGCATGACGCTGCTCGGGTATTTCCTCGGGAGTTTCGCCGAGCGCTGGTTCAATTCCGTCGGCACTCCCGTCGCCTGCACCATCCTTTGCATTCTGGGCGGGCGCATGATTTGGGGAGCCGTCCGTGGTGATGCGGGCGAAGAAGAAGGCGAACAGATTGCCGCGAAGAACTTGACGATTGCAAACATCCTGTTGCTTTCGGTCGCGACAAGTATTGACGCATTTGCTGTCGGGATTTCGTTTGCATTTCTGAACGCGAACATGGTTCTTGCCACCAGCGCCATCGCATGCGCAAGCTTTATCATGGGCGTCCTCGGGTACGAAATCGGCCGTCACGCCGCCAAACGATTCAAGACAAAGATTCCCGAAATCATCGCAGGAATTATTTTGATTTCAATCGGAATCAAAATGTTTGTATAA
- the nrfD gene encoding NrfD/PsrC family molybdoenzyme membrane anchor subunit, protein MFRYLMILGLTLFLPGLYALGYSVYQGPSAWMVDSQTFWGTPISLFVFWIGLAHAGTLLSAIFLALDIKLDRRTALIAELSTLVSLVFAGIFPLMHLGVIDNFYMVAPFLDARGNFANVRSPLVWDFCCIAVYALLSLLFFGVHLKSREIPALDKYRKPLAWLLFPLVLWVHTIVSLDFATTFVPEWRGAFFPVYFIAGAILSGLALVNLLICAEGYRVRLLERLQLICTWILCAIWIWDLILKGYFCTSAFIFAGVLPQLRMVSVIREHRLGRIFFSVSILVGLFLERYYLVSPTAASATFGRIDLGLVAFSVGGFMLLFFGIRRYLNRKMEGAGSYFGEVDGTDLAEAEQEEFEKENFTGVRGIQKLRKGFYMQPWSSEEYRILRFPLLVGFAAAVLFSVWVWGQSVFANVDLSIANVVPLLYPIVAVVTAFTLCVRAYFVEKSFDMTRREKTLCVVLLVLAAACLGAFFAGGSSEKTSNVLDSQPIGVDTPVSQNHVRLLWNARCATCHGVDGRLNEKFVREFYPVPQKLSVQRIDSLGVDSLVKVILNGRNNMNAYAGRLTSEEALGLVNYMRVLAETLAENAVPESVKEDQ, encoded by the coding sequence ATGTTTCGCTACTTGATGATTCTAGGGCTAACGCTTTTTTTGCCGGGGCTTTACGCTCTGGGTTACTCCGTTTATCAGGGGCCTTCGGCTTGGATGGTGGATTCCCAGACCTTCTGGGGAACGCCCATTAGCCTGTTTGTTTTCTGGATTGGGCTTGCCCATGCCGGCACGCTGTTGTCGGCGATATTCCTTGCGCTTGATATCAAACTGGACCGTCGCACGGCCTTGATTGCAGAACTTTCGACACTCGTAAGCCTTGTGTTTGCAGGAATTTTCCCGCTGATGCACTTGGGCGTTATCGATAACTTTTACATGGTGGCCCCCTTCCTCGATGCCCGCGGCAATTTCGCGAATGTGCGTTCGCCCCTGGTTTGGGACTTCTGCTGCATTGCCGTGTATGCGCTTCTGTCGCTCTTGTTCTTTGGAGTGCATTTAAAGTCCCGCGAAATTCCGGCTCTCGATAAATACCGTAAGCCCTTGGCGTGGCTCCTGTTCCCGTTGGTGCTTTGGGTACATACGATAGTGAGCCTGGATTTTGCAACCACGTTTGTGCCGGAGTGGCGTGGCGCATTCTTTCCGGTCTACTTTATCGCGGGGGCAATTCTTTCGGGCCTTGCGCTTGTGAACCTTTTGATTTGCGCCGAAGGCTACCGAGTGCGTCTTTTGGAACGCTTGCAACTCATTTGTACCTGGATTCTTTGCGCCATCTGGATTTGGGATCTCATTCTTAAAGGATATTTCTGCACTTCGGCGTTTATCTTTGCCGGAGTCCTTCCGCAGCTCCGAATGGTGTCGGTGATTCGCGAACACCGTCTTGGCCGAATCTTTTTCTCGGTCTCGATTCTCGTCGGCCTGTTCCTGGAACGCTACTATCTCGTTTCGCCCACGGCGGCCTCGGCAACTTTTGGACGGATTGACTTGGGCCTTGTCGCCTTCTCGGTGGGCGGTTTCATGCTGCTGTTTTTTGGAATTCGTCGCTACTTGAACAGGAAAATGGAAGGAGCAGGCTCCTATTTTGGCGAAGTCGACGGCACCGATCTGGCCGAAGCCGAACAAGAAGAATTCGAAAAAGAAAACTTCACGGGCGTGCGCGGCATCCAGAAACTCAGAAAGGGCTTTTACATGCAGCCCTGGTCTTCCGAAGAATACCGCATCCTGCGATTCCCCTTGCTGGTGGGCTTTGCCGCGGCTGTTCTCTTCTCTGTGTGGGTGTGGGGCCAGAGCGTGTTTGCGAATGTCGATCTTTCGATTGCGAACGTGGTTCCGCTCCTGTATCCGATTGTTGCGGTCGTGACAGCCTTTACGCTGTGTGTTCGCGCTTACTTTGTTGAAAAATCCTTCGACATGACTCGCCGTGAAAAAACTCTGTGCGTAGTTTTGCTCGTTTTGGCGGCAGCTTGCCTTGGGGCGTTCTTTGCGGGTGGTTCTTCTGAAAAAACATCGAATGTACTTGATTCACAACCGATAGGTGTCGATACTCCGGTTTCTCAAAATCATGTCCGTTTGCTATGGAATGCCCGCTGCGCCACGTGCCACGGGGTTGACGGCCGCCTCAACGAAAAATTTGTGCGCGAATTTTACCCTGTGCCGCAAAAACTGAGTGTGCAGCGAATCGATAGTCTTGGCGTCGATTCTCTTGTCAAGGTGATTCTGAACGGTCGCAACAACATGAATGCCTATGCGGGCCGCTTGACGTCAGAAGAAGCGCTTGGGCTAGTGAATTACATGCGCGTGCTTGCCGAAACGCTTGCCGAAAACGCCGTACCCGAATCGGTAAAGGAGGATCAGTAA
- a CDS encoding IMP cyclohydrolase: MSEELVLKFVDPKPMRYGENSHQSAVFYRDPTCTEASLATAKQLWGKELSYNNIVDADAALEMAREFSEGNAVVIVKHMNPCGLATGESLREAMEAAWAGDPVSAFGSVIAVTRKVDLKTAEFLKGRFVEILLAPAFDDDALEFLKNKSKDIRLLEVGEIKKATHCKVYKHVIGGMLVQDRDVDTYEKFECVTKAQFPKNKEDLARFTWLVTKHTKSNAIVMGYEYKPGYFQVMGLGPGQPNRIDSNLRLCQPRVRDNVARMEEAKAFFDENGKCINEAGLKALEKKVFGEVVMGSDAFFPFPDNVEAAHDAGVRYIVQPGGSKKDDLSIEKCDEFGIAMVFTGMRHFRH; the protein is encoded by the coding sequence ATGTCCGAAGAACTCGTTTTGAAATTCGTTGACCCGAAGCCGATGCGCTACGGTGAAAATTCCCACCAGTCCGCTGTATTCTACCGCGACCCGACCTGCACCGAAGCAAGCCTCGCTACCGCCAAGCAACTCTGGGGTAAGGAACTTTCTTACAACAACATCGTGGACGCTGACGCAGCCCTCGAAATGGCCCGCGAATTCAGCGAAGGCAATGCCGTCGTGATCGTGAAGCACATGAACCCCTGCGGACTTGCAACGGGTGAATCCCTCCGCGAAGCTATGGAAGCAGCCTGGGCAGGTGACCCGGTGTCGGCCTTCGGTTCCGTGATTGCTGTGACCCGCAAGGTAGACCTCAAGACTGCTGAATTCCTGAAGGGTCGCTTTGTCGAAATCTTGCTCGCTCCGGCATTCGACGACGACGCTCTCGAATTTCTGAAGAACAAGTCCAAGGACATTCGCCTCCTCGAAGTCGGCGAAATCAAGAAGGCAACGCACTGCAAGGTGTACAAGCACGTGATTGGCGGCATGCTGGTGCAGGACCGCGACGTGGACACCTACGAAAAGTTTGAATGCGTGACCAAGGCCCAGTTCCCGAAGAACAAGGAAGACCTCGCCCGCTTTACCTGGCTCGTGACCAAGCACACCAAGTCTAACGCCATCGTGATGGGTTACGAATACAAGCCCGGCTACTTCCAGGTGATGGGTCTTGGCCCCGGCCAGCCGAACCGCATCGACTCTAACCTCCGTCTTTGTCAGCCGCGCGTTCGCGACAACGTCGCCCGCATGGAAGAAGCCAAGGCATTCTTCGACGAAAACGGCAAGTGCATTAACGAAGCCGGCCTCAAGGCTCTCGAAAAGAAGGTCTTCGGCGAAGTCGTGATGGGTTCCGACGCCTTCTTCCCGTTCCCGGACAACGTCGAAGCCGCCCACGATGCTGGCGTGCGCTACATCGTGCAGCCGGGTGGTTCCAAGAAGGACGACCTCTCTATCGAGAAGTGCGACGAATTCGGCATCGCCATGGTATTCACCGGCATGAGGCACTTCCGCCACTAA
- the ligA gene encoding NAD-dependent DNA ligase LigA yields MDQKDIDRTRYFELKKQLEEASRLYYKDGISPMSDQDFDFGLKEMETLEAKYPELRGKDSLTQRVGSDLTNDFAKVAHAVPMLSIANVYSAEEMAEFVKAAEDGISALEPQTSNPKATEDRDLIPHTWICERKIDGVSLSIVYENGRLKQAATRGDGTQGDDVTLNALTIADIPEYFDAKKLKIDPSEIPQGTFEVRGEVYMEREAFERLNEQFILEGKKIFQNPRNTVSGSLKLKSVAECKTRPMRFFAYHIPQSNNKTHEENLLQLKRLGFHTNDYWTADTTDEIMKISEQIGASRDSLPFEIDGMVVKLNDLAMQRALGTTSKSPRWAIAYKFKAERAYTPLLSVEFQVGRTGAVTPVANLAPVRLAGTTVKRATLHNFDEVSRLDLHYGDTVGVEKGGEIIPKITDVKKELRPAGAVPVTAPEKCPVCGEPLTHIDDEVILRCENMHCPAQVQCLFEHFVSREAMNIENLGPALIASLIATGKIKRIPDLYRLTLEDLESQERMAKKSAKNVFDAIAASKERSLENLLHGLGIRFVGRTSARNLAKHFRTLEAIRTATVEDLQNVTDVGERIGKSVYDFFHTERYTQEIDELIELGCPTEFKGVVKTLFQGQTAVITGTLPSMDRDEARKLIEENGGKVSGSVSKKTSWVLAGEAAGSKLTKANELGIPVHDEAWLLAQIASSADESLTDSVKSAESSQQSRSENRNDVQNPNEQLSLF; encoded by the coding sequence ATGGACCAGAAAGACATTGACCGCACCCGGTATTTTGAGCTAAAGAAACAGCTAGAAGAAGCGAGCCGCCTTTATTACAAGGATGGCATCTCCCCCATGAGCGACCAGGATTTCGACTTCGGGCTCAAGGAGATGGAAACTCTCGAAGCCAAGTACCCGGAGCTGCGCGGCAAGGATTCCCTGACGCAGCGGGTCGGCAGTGACCTGACGAATGACTTTGCGAAAGTCGCACATGCGGTTCCGATGCTCAGTATCGCGAACGTGTACAGCGCCGAAGAGATGGCGGAGTTCGTGAAAGCCGCCGAGGACGGAATTTCAGCCCTTGAACCCCAAACCTCAAACCCCAAAGCGACCGAAGATCGCGACCTCATACCTCATACCTGGATCTGCGAGCGGAAAATCGATGGCGTTTCGCTTTCGATTGTGTACGAGAATGGACGTTTGAAGCAGGCGGCCACCCGCGGCGACGGAACCCAGGGCGACGACGTGACCCTGAACGCGCTCACGATTGCGGACATTCCCGAATACTTTGACGCGAAGAAGTTGAAAATTGACCCGAGCGAAATCCCGCAGGGCACATTCGAGGTACGCGGCGAAGTGTACATGGAACGCGAAGCCTTCGAACGCCTGAACGAGCAGTTCATTCTAGAAGGCAAGAAAATTTTCCAGAACCCGCGCAATACCGTCTCGGGTTCGCTCAAGCTCAAGAGCGTAGCCGAATGCAAGACTCGCCCGATGCGATTCTTCGCTTACCACATTCCGCAGAGCAACAACAAGACACACGAAGAAAACCTGCTACAGCTCAAGCGCCTCGGGTTCCACACGAACGACTACTGGACAGCCGATACCACCGATGAAATCATGAAGATTTCGGAGCAGATTGGCGCGAGCCGCGACAGCCTCCCCTTCGAAATCGACGGCATGGTCGTAAAGCTGAACGACCTTGCCATGCAGCGCGCCCTCGGCACCACGAGCAAGAGCCCGCGTTGGGCCATCGCCTACAAGTTCAAGGCCGAGCGCGCCTACACACCGCTCCTTTCTGTTGAATTCCAGGTGGGGCGCACCGGGGCCGTGACGCCCGTGGCAAACCTTGCCCCCGTGCGCCTTGCGGGCACCACCGTCAAGCGCGCCACCCTCCACAACTTCGACGAAGTCTCGCGCCTGGACCTGCATTACGGCGACACCGTCGGCGTCGAGAAGGGCGGCGAAATCATCCCGAAGATTACCGATGTCAAGAAGGAACTCCGCCCGGCAGGGGCCGTCCCCGTGACCGCCCCCGAAAAATGCCCCGTATGCGGCGAACCGCTCACCCACATCGACGACGAAGTGATTTTGCGCTGCGAAAACATGCACTGCCCGGCGCAGGTGCAATGTCTATTCGAGCATTTCGTGAGCCGCGAGGCCATGAACATCGAAAACTTGGGCCCTGCCCTTATCGCAAGCCTGATTGCCACGGGCAAAATCAAGCGCATTCCGGACCTGTACCGCCTCACGCTCGAAGACCTCGAATCGCAAGAGCGCATGGCCAAGAAGAGCGCCAAAAACGTCTTCGACGCCATTGCCGCATCGAAGGAACGTAGCCTCGAGAACCTGTTGCACGGCCTCGGAATTCGATTCGTGGGCCGCACCAGCGCCAGGAATCTCGCGAAGCACTTCCGCACGCTCGAAGCCATCCGTACCGCCACTGTCGAAGACTTGCAAAACGTCACCGACGTCGGCGAACGCATCGGAAAATCCGTCTACGACTTCTTCCACACCGAGCGCTACACGCAGGAAATTGACGAGTTGATTGAACTCGGGTGCCCCACCGAATTCAAGGGCGTCGTGAAGACGCTGTTCCAGGGACAAACCGCCGTCATCACCGGAACGCTCCCGAGCATGGACCGCGACGAAGCCCGCAAACTCATCGAAGAAAACGGCGGCAAGGTCAGTGGCTCCGTAAGCAAGAAGACCAGCTGGGTCCTCGCGGGCGAAGCCGCCGGTTCCAAGCTCACGAAGGCGAACGAACTCGGCATTCCCGTGCACGACGAAGCCTGGCTTCTAGCCCAAATCGCCTCCAGTGCCGACGAATCTCTTACAGATTCTGTAAAAAGCGCCGAATCTAGCCAGCAGAGTCGTTCCGAGAATCGCAATGACGTTCAAAACCCGAACGAACAATTAAGTCTTTTCTAG
- a CDS encoding 4Fe-4S dicluster domain-containing protein yields the protein MDRREFIKSCSLVAVMGLLFGCRKSAVLGDIASQLSVPELKRFEDEVRLAMSQAKKSLDLEKVPTPGALKIPGASTLNRFGMAIDLDACDGCGKCILACNLENNVPLVPEEDAARGRFMHWVDMRGGAPFMCAHCGNAPCERVCPTGAANHTPDGLSAMMYKRCTGSRFCGANCPVQARKFNFNDAQKLGLARQFNREVPLRDKGVMEKCSLCLHRLQNDRLEFKTSLTVGTDAEWRGRGVKTACAEACPKNAIVFGNWLDDKSPLVQLTKNRVLYAPRELAALDPSVVFMRGRR from the coding sequence ATGGATCGTCGCGAATTCATCAAGAGTTGCTCGCTGGTGGCTGTCATGGGGCTCCTTTTCGGTTGCCGTAAGTCGGCGGTCCTCGGCGATATCGCGTCGCAGCTCTCGGTGCCCGAACTCAAGCGCTTTGAAGACGAAGTCCGCCTCGCCATGTCGCAGGCGAAAAAATCCCTCGACCTCGAGAAAGTCCCGACTCCGGGTGCCCTCAAGATTCCGGGAGCCTCGACTCTCAACCGTTTCGGCATGGCGATCGATTTGGATGCTTGCGATGGTTGTGGCAAGTGCATCCTGGCCTGTAACCTTGAAAACAACGTGCCGCTCGTTCCCGAAGAAGATGCCGCTCGCGGGCGTTTTATGCACTGGGTCGACATGCGCGGCGGCGCCCCCTTCATGTGCGCGCACTGCGGGAATGCCCCGTGTGAACGCGTATGCCCGACGGGGGCCGCCAATCACACGCCCGATGGCCTGAGCGCTATGATGTACAAGCGCTGCACCGGAAGCCGTTTCTGCGGCGCGAATTGCCCCGTTCAGGCCCGCAAGTTCAATTTCAACGACGCCCAAAAACTCGGGCTAGCCCGCCAGTTCAATCGCGAAGTTCCGCTCCGCGACAAGGGCGTTATGGAAAAATGCAGCCTTTGCCTGCACCGCCTGCAGAACGACCGCCTTGAATTCAAGACCTCGCTCACCGTGGGCACCGATGCCGAATGGCGTGGCCGCGGCGTCAAAACAGCCTGCGCCGAAGCTTGCCCCAAGAACGCCATCGTCTTTGGAAACTGGCTCGATGACAAGTCGCCGCTTGTCCAGCTCACCAAGAACCGTGTGCTGTATGCGCCGCGAGAACTTGCCGCACTCGATCCTTCCGTGGTATTTATGCGGGGGAGGCGTTAA
- a CDS encoding cytochrome c3 family protein, with amino-acid sequence MRREKEKKSRLFKWAAVCFAVVFSFFLADFLMGESRVPEHAPGPIPFDHALHGDSIGLDCAACHTGARASANAYMPSKADCMDCHRLPLTENPGIETLDSVLAKADDRPWSHKRILPEHVVFHHGVHAAAGVACSDCHGSNHMQNRYGGEKFDMQSCLKCHRGETFKEKGFKPAATYCAACHR; translated from the coding sequence ATGAGAAGAGAGAAGGAAAAGAAATCAAGGTTATTTAAGTGGGCGGCAGTTTGTTTTGCCGTCGTATTCTCTTTCTTCTTGGCGGATTTCTTGATGGGGGAGTCGCGCGTTCCTGAACATGCTCCGGGCCCGATCCCTTTTGACCACGCGTTGCACGGCGATTCCATCGGTTTGGATTGCGCCGCCTGCCATACGGGCGCTCGCGCCTCGGCGAATGCCTACATGCCCTCCAAGGCGGACTGCATGGATTGCCACAGGCTCCCGCTGACAGAAAATCCCGGAATCGAAACGTTGGATTCCGTCTTGGCAAAGGCCGATGACCGCCCCTGGTCGCACAAGCGGATTTTGCCGGAACATGTGGTGTTCCATCACGGCGTGCATGCGGCTGCAGGCGTTGCTTGCAGCGACTGCCATGGTTCAAACCATATGCAAAACCGCTACGGCGGCGAAAAATTCGACATGCAGAGTTGTTTAAAGTGCCATCGCGGCGAAACTTTCAAAGAAAAAGGCTTTAAACCGGCGGCCACGTACTGCGCCGCTTGCCATCGCTAG